The Desmodus rotundus isolate HL8 chromosome 3, HLdesRot8A.1, whole genome shotgun sequence genome includes a region encoding these proteins:
- the MCAT gene encoding malonyl-CoA-acyl carrier protein transacylase, mitochondrial isoform X2, which produces MSVRVARALRAWGWGAGGRRGAANFQLPPPGAVDVAELLRDATAAEEGPREAAARRPPGQCSVLLFPGQGSQVVGMGRGLLRYPRVRELYAAASRVLGYDLLELSLHGPQEALDRTAHCQPAVFVASLAAVEKLHHLQPAVIENCVAAAGFSVGEFSALVFAGAMEFCEDDTQMATKHVQRCATSPTTREIRTKTTVRHRRTPSWIALI; this is translated from the exons ATGAGTGTCCGGGTCGCGCGGGCTctgagggcctggggctggggcgcCGGCGGCCGCCGCGGCGCCGCGAACTTCCAGCTGCCTCCGCCGGGCGCCGTGGACGTGGCGGAGCTGCTGCGAGATGCGACAGCAGCGGAGGAGGggccccgggaggcggcggcGCGGCGGCCGCCCGGCCAGTGTTCGGTGCTGCTCTTCCCGGGCCAGGGCAGCCAGGTGGTGGGCATGGGCCGAGGTCTCCTCCGCTACCCGCGCGTCCGCGAGCTCTACGCCGCCGCCAGCCGCGTGCTGGGCTACGACCTGCTGGAGCTGAGCCTGCACGGGCCGCAGGAGGCCCTGGACCGCACCGCGCACTGCCAGCCCGCTGTCTTCGTGGCCTCGCTGGCCGCCGTGGAGAAACTGCATCACCTGCAGCCCGCG GTCATTGAGAACTGTGTTGCTGCCGCTGGGTTCAGTGTGGGAGAATTCTCAGCCCTGGTGTTTGCCGGAGCCATGGAGTTTTGTGAAG atgaTACACAGATGGCCACTAAGCACGTGCAAAGATGTGCAACGTCACCCACCACGAGGGAAATTCGaaccaaaaccacagtgagacaccgCCGCACACCCAGTTGGATAGCTTTAatttag